In a single window of the Synechococcus sp. WH 8016 genome:
- a CDS encoding alkaline phosphatase family protein: protein MKKVLMIGLDGATFSLLKPLINQGYMPFLGEILKEGYHAELISTPVPLTPPGWISTVTGVKPETHGIYDFLRPEVTNNGVYLKVNDSRDIKNNTVWTIASRQGKKITSMNFYGMSPPVELDGYLISGFIPWKHLRSATTPESLFDEIKVSKDIDIKKLGMDISEEKKCIQGLPESEYEEWIEMQAVRDENWTKLMKYLMRKDPTDLTAIVYDGTDKIQHLFWRYLDPELEQKTVTNEWAKSIREKCLNYYKQIDISIRDLVKESGGETNLVITSDHGFGPTDEVVYINEWLHRQGYLKWANDTEEEDNTKLTADRIKDHSSMIDWKNTMAYVLTPSSNAIYINRKSEVNENGISVEDYPGFCKKIQEELLAYSCEIDGGKIFVKADLNEKRMNKEEDLNCAPDITLGLRDSGFVSILRSAEVVRKREVIDGTHRPNGIFIGYGPMFNKGTGKELSIYDITPILLYGLGASIPTGLDGEVPKHIINSEYLKENPVTVSDKLNTERKESENKKEISEEEKEALMAQLKMLGYMD, encoded by the coding sequence GAAATCCTAAAAGAGGGTTATCATGCTGAATTGATATCGACTCCAGTACCACTTACACCACCTGGCTGGATCTCTACAGTCACTGGTGTAAAACCAGAGACACATGGAATATACGACTTTTTAAGACCAGAAGTTACAAATAATGGTGTATATCTTAAGGTGAATGATTCGAGAGATATCAAAAACAATACAGTTTGGACAATAGCAAGCCGTCAGGGCAAAAAAATAACAAGCATGAACTTTTATGGAATGTCTCCACCTGTTGAGCTTGACGGTTATCTAATATCTGGCTTCATACCTTGGAAACATCTAAGGAGTGCTACGACACCTGAATCATTATTTGATGAAATAAAAGTAAGTAAAGATATAGATATTAAGAAGCTTGGTATGGATATAAGTGAAGAAAAAAAATGCATCCAAGGATTGCCAGAATCAGAATATGAAGAATGGATAGAGATGCAAGCAGTACGAGATGAGAACTGGACAAAACTAATGAAATATCTTATGAGAAAAGATCCAACAGATCTTACAGCAATAGTTTACGATGGTACTGATAAAATACAACATTTATTCTGGAGATATTTAGATCCAGAACTTGAGCAAAAAACGGTAACAAATGAATGGGCAAAGAGTATAAGAGAAAAGTGCCTTAATTACTATAAGCAAATCGATATTTCAATTAGAGATTTGGTAAAAGAATCTGGTGGTGAAACGAATTTGGTAATCACATCAGATCATGGCTTTGGACCAACAGATGAAGTAGTATACATAAATGAGTGGCTACACAGACAGGGATATTTAAAATGGGCCAACGACACAGAAGAAGAAGATAACACAAAACTAACTGCGGATAGGATAAAAGACCATTCATCAATGATTGATTGGAAAAATACTATGGCATATGTACTCACACCAAGCAGTAACGCTATTTATATAAATAGAAAATCAGAAGTCAATGAGAATGGCATAAGTGTGGAGGATTACCCTGGATTTTGCAAAAAAATACAAGAAGAACTATTAGCCTATAGTTGCGAGATTGATGGAGGCAAAATTTTCGTCAAAGCCGATCTTAACGAAAAAAGAATGAATAAAGAGGAAGATTTAAACTGTGCACCCGATATAACTCTTGGTCTAAGAGACAGCGGTTTCGTTTCTATCTTAAGATCAGCAGAAGTAGTACGAAAACGTGAAGTAATAGATGGAACACATAGGCCGAATGGCATATTTATAGGCTACGGGCCAATGTTTAATAAGGGAACCGGAAAAGAATTGTCGATTTATGATATTACTCCAATCTTATTATACGGCTTAGGAGCTTCGATACCAACTGGTCTGGACGGCGAGGTGCCAAAACATATAATTAATTCGGAATACTTGAAGGAAAATCCAGTAACTGTATCAGATAAATTGAATACAGAAAGGAAAGAATCTGAAAACAAAAAAGAAATATCAGAAGAGGAAAAAGAAGCTCTTATGGCTCAATTGAAAATGTTAGGATATATGGACTAG
- a CDS encoding alpha/beta fold hydrolase, which yields MKKANCLGAKINYMILGTRQDKSPIVLVHGLGANISFWYMKIAKKLTEDRQVIIYDLRGHGYSDTTPSGYDTSTMEKDLAELLRINDVKSYHLVGHSYGAGICILHAAKNQKSVKTLTIADMQITSLQPILQLKEWPHWQRWKKELLDNGIKKLPEDTSNIDFTLLQYLNTLTGIRGEAEGKRSLKKLSLKNKASTSWHQLIKNTTAKKDFEDQSSLKREIITSLRLPILCLYGELSHCLPTSKKIKELTKDCKNIEVENLGHFHPALNPDRFIIEVTRFIKDIEARGQ from the coding sequence ATGAAAAAAGCAAATTGTCTAGGAGCAAAAATAAATTATATGATATTAGGTACGAGACAGGACAAGTCACCAATAGTACTTGTTCATGGTCTAGGTGCGAATATATCATTCTGGTATATGAAAATAGCTAAAAAATTAACAGAAGATAGGCAAGTGATTATATACGACTTACGGGGTCATGGTTATAGTGATACAACTCCATCAGGTTACGATACTAGTACGATGGAAAAGGATTTAGCAGAGCTGTTAAGAATCAATGATGTAAAAAGTTACCATTTAGTCGGCCATAGTTATGGTGCTGGAATATGCATATTGCATGCAGCAAAAAACCAAAAAAGTGTAAAAACATTAACAATTGCAGATATGCAGATAACAAGTTTACAACCAATACTACAATTAAAAGAATGGCCACACTGGCAGAGGTGGAAAAAAGAACTGCTAGATAATGGTATAAAAAAATTACCAGAGGATACAAGCAACATAGACTTTACATTGCTTCAATACTTAAATACATTAACAGGAATACGGGGAGAAGCAGAAGGAAAAAGGTCGTTAAAGAAATTATCATTAAAAAACAAGGCTTCTACGAGTTGGCATCAATTAATTAAAAATACTACTGCCAAAAAGGATTTTGAAGATCAATCATCATTGAAAAGAGAAATTATTACTTCATTGAGATTACCAATATTATGTTTATATGGTGAGTTGTCACATTGCCTTCCAACGAGCAAGAAGATAAAAGAGCTAACAAAAGATTGTAAAAATATAGAGGTAGAGAATTTAGGTCACTTTCATCCAGCGTTAAACCCTGATAGATTTATAATAGAAGTAACAAGATTCATAAAAGATATAGAAGCAAGAGGTCAGTGA
- a CDS encoding SDR family oxidoreductase encodes MCEQSKELVLITGGSSGIGKELGREFIKRGYIVIITSSNKKKLYNTYEEIQKNKNGENLKAIVCDVTKEEDVKEMITKVEELKVTVSILITCAGVSKSKESERVMPYSIQELPKDEWDSILNVNLKGVFLTNKAISNIMKKQRYGQIINIGSSTTKYGLRGQPYAPAYCASKFAVMGLGKSLSHELEEYGITVQTICPGLVETPLTENTALKTLFDGKAMKPKNLAKSIADMIESNKMIKTLNPFYLPN; translated from the coding sequence ATGTGTGAACAAAGCAAAGAACTAGTCTTAATCACAGGAGGAAGTAGTGGGATAGGAAAAGAGCTAGGTAGAGAATTCATAAAAAGGGGTTATATAGTGATTATTACTAGCAGTAACAAGAAAAAACTATATAATACATACGAAGAAATTCAAAAAAATAAAAATGGTGAAAATCTCAAAGCGATAGTATGTGATGTAACCAAAGAAGAAGATGTAAAAGAGATGATAACAAAAGTAGAAGAATTGAAAGTAACAGTTTCTATATTAATCACATGTGCAGGAGTTAGTAAAAGTAAAGAATCCGAAAGAGTAATGCCTTATTCTATACAAGAACTACCCAAAGATGAATGGGATTCTATTCTCAATGTAAATCTAAAAGGAGTGTTCTTGACAAATAAAGCCATTTCAAACATTATGAAAAAACAGCGGTATGGGCAAATAATAAATATAGGTTCATCAACAACAAAATATGGGCTACGAGGCCAGCCATATGCTCCAGCATATTGTGCTTCAAAATTTGCAGTAATGGGCTTAGGTAAATCCTTGTCACACGAATTAGAAGAATACGGGATAACGGTACAAACAATATGCCCTGGTTTAGTAGAGACACCATTAACGGAAAACACAGCACTAAAAACACTTTTTGACGGAAAAGCAATGAAACCAAAAAACCTGGCAAAATCAATAGCAGATATGATCGAATCGAACAAAATGATCAAAACATTAAATCCATTTTATCTTCCAAATTAA
- a CDS encoding PqqD family protein, which translates to MTSSNTMKTDVYRFNNVNKVICANCAGKKSKVYKLINKDKNTVYELDIKDYYLCKLCNGKNTINTIIETFSTVTGDDVDRESLIEFLQELEKEGIIDKIIQIESSKTINIEDEARIYADILKESKRETELKIDDENNIEEPSLMIWIWESRNPQNILKGASEFSKSIRGFINLAQYSLVILFPLAIGTILNNIDQLKADYTTYLIENIPNIFGLLTVAGVQASLAGLASGIVTQSFNNPPTSISFGLLMGFIPQVAIRFKSEYLTSRQRRIAFSSIIKVRMFVLSVAVYIWQTSHTYGTTLPFYTIIFIITGFIGLIIDSFPLWPSPGYYSLISAIDKQDVIRSTISIWLMLIKGVSLPKELSARRINISKVIGIIGLIEGLIIIYILISFLSRGISDVFVKEVFGEGARWLISLGLTLYVANVVYKFWKAMSNAREAKLGSIPTTKK; encoded by the coding sequence ATGACATCAAGTAATACAATGAAAACAGATGTATACAGATTCAACAATGTGAACAAAGTAATCTGTGCCAACTGCGCTGGAAAAAAGAGCAAAGTATACAAATTAATAAACAAAGATAAAAACACAGTGTACGAATTAGACATAAAAGACTACTATCTGTGTAAACTTTGTAATGGAAAAAATACAATAAATACAATTATAGAAACTTTCTCAACAGTAACTGGTGATGATGTAGACAGAGAATCACTCATAGAATTTCTTCAAGAACTAGAAAAAGAGGGTATAATAGATAAGATAATTCAAATAGAATCGTCAAAAACTATAAACATAGAAGACGAAGCGAGGATATATGCTGATATACTTAAAGAGTCAAAAAGAGAGACTGAATTAAAAATAGACGATGAAAATAATATCGAAGAACCAAGCTTAATGATATGGATATGGGAGTCTAGAAATCCGCAGAATATATTAAAGGGGGCAAGCGAATTCAGTAAATCGATCAGGGGGTTTATAAACCTAGCTCAATATTCATTAGTCATACTATTCCCATTAGCAATTGGAACCATACTAAACAATATAGACCAACTCAAAGCCGATTATACAACTTACCTCATTGAAAACATTCCGAATATTTTCGGCTTGCTAACAGTGGCTGGAGTTCAAGCATCACTGGCGGGATTGGCATCAGGAATCGTGACACAGTCGTTTAATAACCCTCCTACAAGTATTAGCTTTGGCCTACTAATGGGATTTATTCCACAAGTTGCAATAAGATTTAAGTCTGAGTATTTAACAAGCAGGCAGAGAAGAATAGCTTTCTCATCAATTATTAAAGTTAGAATGTTTGTGTTATCGGTAGCGGTATATATATGGCAAACAAGTCACACCTATGGAACCACATTACCGTTTTATACGATTATTTTCATAATTACAGGTTTTATAGGCTTGATAATTGATTCATTCCCTTTATGGCCATCACCAGGATATTATAGCCTTATATCTGCAATAGACAAACAAGATGTAATCCGAAGCACAATAAGCATTTGGCTGATGCTTATTAAAGGAGTAAGCTTGCCTAAGGAGCTATCAGCTAGAAGGATAAATATTTCTAAAGTTATCGGAATAATAGGACTGATAGAAGGGCTTATAATAATATATATCTTAATATCGTTCTTGTCGAGAGGGATATCGGATGTTTTTGTTAAGGAAGTCTTCGGTGAAGGGGCACGGTGGCTAATATCACTAGGGCTAACGTTGTACGTTGCTAATGTGGTTTACAAATTTTGGAAAGCAATGAGCAATGCGAGAGAAGCTAAATTGGGAAGCATTCCCACAACAAAAAAATGA